The sequence CAGGAGAAGCTGCTGACTCCGctgagggtagagaggccttgctgagGGGTCTGGACAAGTTAGAGGGCCGGGCCATCACCAAGcacatgaagttcaacaagaggAAGTGTCGGaccctgcacctgggacagggcaaccttGGCTCTTTGTACAGGCTGtaggacaagaggctggagagcagccccgcagaaagggatctgggggttctggtcagCAGCAAGTTGAATATAAGTCACCAGCATGCCAACTGTATGCTGGGGTGCAGCAGGCACAGCGCTGCTAGACGGTCGAGGGAAGTGCATGTCCCGCTCTGCTCGTCTTGGGGTGTGTGCTCTACTCCTGCGCCTGACCTAAGTCTTGCTCAGGCTTACAAGCCACAGTAGGCCTCGACAGGACTGTTCTTCACACGCTGGAGTTAAAGAACGTGTTAGGGAATCTGAGTTTGACTACGAGTCAATTGCGTTATCTTACAAATTCACTGTCGGGAGACTTCTCTCTGctgaccagcgataggaccttAGGGAATGGCATAAGGCCACGTCAGGGGAGattcaggttggatattagggaAAGGTTTTTCACAAAGCATCAGACACACATTTACCCACTTCTCCTCCATGCgtacattttgtgtgtgtggctggTTTGatgatctatttatttatttacttattttccctAACATATTTGGGATTGCAGTATGCAAAACTGGGCTGTCAGAGGATGAGCTGATATTCTTTGCATGCCTATGGAGTTTCTCACAGAAGTGTGGCTGCTGTATCTTGTTCCTGCCTTTGCTGCTTTAAaccagtattcttttttttttttcttttttttttttctttttctcccaggtTTGGACTATGAGCGGATTGAACTAGGGTTCagcttgttttcctgtgttgttttgcatttttcccttctgcaccTTTATACCTTTTCTATACTTCATACACATtagtgtactgggtctggctgggattgagttaactttccctgcagggGCCTATATAAGGGTTGtactctgcacttgtagctagaacagccaACTTGTAGCTATCAcaccaatattttatttattttattttattttattttattttattttattttattttattttattttattttattttattttattttattttattttattttattttattttattttattttattttattttattttgttttattttattttctttctttatttatttttattttaaatttctgagcagggctggcacagcaTCCAGACTTCCTCCAAactccccagagccagcaggcagggggtgggcaagaggtggggaggggacagcaccagggcagctgacctaaaccgacCCAAGGGATATTGCACAGCATGTAGTGTCACAGTCTGCAGTAATAGGTGGGGAAGGAGAATGGGTTGGGCGGAGGGTGTCTCTGCatgaagacatctgtcctcccaaaccACCACTATATGTACTGAGGCCCTGTTTCCGAGGATGGGCCCAAGCATCGCTCATTGGTGGGAATtagagaataattgtttttccttcttcccctgttGTTTCCATGCggcttttgcttgttttcttcctcttccttttcactttttttaaattatccttatctcccctctccccctcccttttttccatcctttccaTCGTACtctcttctccccctttctatgaggagggggagtgagagagcagttgtactggagttcagctgcccagcagggtaaaaacaGCACAATTAGTTAGGCTGCAACATTTGAATCCATGTGTAATCAAGAGTGAATCAGATGTTACCGGTCGGTTATTTCGTTCAAACCGCCTGCACTCCAGTCAAGATCTCAAACTGCATGCAGTAAGTTTGTTCTTATACGAACCTAGACATGAGTTCAATATGGTACTCCGAAACTAAGGAGATGAAAGGGGAAAAGTGATCTCATTTTCCCTCCAGTCTTTtctatttgatttcatttaaaagagttttttttatttgtttgtttgttttgttttaaactcctcATTAAGTTTAGCGTCATCCTAACAATCAGACAAGGTACAATTTTacggaaaaaaattaaaagtaggCTGAGATAAATAAAAGTCCCTAAACTCAATGATCTTCTCCTTCTACCTCCCTCCCCCGCAACATTAGCAATCGAAGATAAACTGTTCAGTAAAGACTTTCTCCATAAATACAACTGAGATTTAATCAACATAATTATCATTACTGGACTAAATACAAGTTCAAGTATATAAGAATTCTCCAGATTCTTCTATTTCCTTTCTTAACTGACATTCCTGTCACCCCCTCTCAACAACTAACTCTTTTCAAGCCTGTGCAGATCTAATTCTGTTTGTCCGTTGTTCTCCCTGAACAGCGTTTTGTTCAAGCTCGTGAAATCCAATTTCAGTTCTGCTAACGAGAACACGGAGAGCATCCTTCCCCTCTCATCCCCTGCCCCTGTTCTGGAGAGGGTTGGAGATAAAATCATTCTAGCGTTATGTTATGGACTTCAAATACAATGCCGTACCTTCAGTGGCTTGCTTCCCTGGATCGCTGATACCCATTCCAAAGCAATTTCTGGAAGTCTTTACACGTCCTCAAATTGTCAAGATCCTAGTTTGTCATGAAACAATTTCCTAGTTGTGAAAGCCTTCTCTGTGTGGATCTATTACTAGAGTGCAAACCTGCgaaagctaataaaaataacaacattttcTAGGCTAACAAAGTGTTAATGAATCAGATTTATCTAAATGTGCATCTCTTAAAACTTCAGGAATCATCAAGTTCTATTCCGATCTTACCTAATGCAATGTATATGAACTTTAGGTACGTTTCAGattggagagaagaaaaaacaactgcatagcacttacattttaaagtttaGTGACAAAATCAATTGTTTAACTCCTACGAAAATAGTCAAAACTTTAAAATGGTGACTAGAAAATGGTGACCGATTTGGTAACCCTTAAAAAGGATGCTCAGAAAACTGTAAGCACAGAACTGTGGAAAATCAAGTCCTTTAAGACTGCCAACCTTAGATGTCCATAAATGACTAAGCTCTACGAGTTAATCTTCAAAAGCTTGTACTTAGGTTGTATTTTATTCTCTACTCATTTAAGTTGAAGCATTACCAAGTTTCGGTAGATAAAATCCAATTATTTTCCCATTCCTACTACAAATAACTGTTATTACTTCCAAACGAGCCACAACAATATCAGTTCTTTTATAACGATGAacaaaccccctgccatgggcagagacacctcccaccagaccaggttgctcaaagccccttccagcctggccttgaacacctccagggatggggcatccacagcttctctgggcagcctgtgccagtgcctcaccaccctcacggtaaggaatttcctccttatagcTAATCCAATtctaccctcttttattttaaaaccattattccttgttctgtcactacactccctgacaaagagtccctccccagctttcctgtaggcccccttcaggtactggcaggccgctgtaaggtctccctggagccttctcttctccaggctgaaccaccccaactccctcagcctgtcttcacaggagaggtgctccagccccttgatccaTCCTTggggccctcctctggactcactgtaacacttctgtgtccttcttgtgctgggagccccagagctgaaggcagtgctccaggtggggtctcacgagagcagagcagagggggagaatcacctccctcgccctgctggccacccggcttttgatgcagcccaggatacagctggctttctgtgccttaagcacacattgctggctcatgttgagcttctcatcaaccaacacccccagggccttctcctcagggctgccctcaacccattctccacccagcccatatttgtgcttgggagtgccctggcccaggtgcaggaccttgcacttggccttgttgaactccatgaggttCTCACCGGCCCACCTCTTGAGCCAGGTTCCCCTGgctggcatcccttccctccagtgtgtcgaCCACGCCacacaacttggtgtcatcagaAGACTTACTGcgggtgcacttgatcccactgtccagggcactgacaaagatgttaaaaagcAGTGGTCCCAATATTggcccctggggaacaccacccAGTACTgttctccacttggacattgacTGCAATTCTGTGAGcgcaaccatccagccaattccttacccggCAAGTGGTCCAACAtttctataaatataaatattttaaatatacatagtTTCATCATTTCTGAACTCTGTTCTCTTGCTTTTCAGGGATGCCTCTCCAAAGCACTTGATTTCTCAGCGCCCTCATGAATGTTAGCTCAGAAATCACAGCACAGGTTGTTACTGCCTGGCGATGTAGAGTGTTCCCCTTGTGAGCATTCATCCTACTATGAAGGTGACATTCCCTTTCTGAGtcttctgtaattaaaatgctgttacTTAGACTTTCTCAACTTGCCCTCAGAAGTCATCATTAGGAAGAGCATCCTCGGTGCATGCAGCATGCCGACATTACCCAGTCTTTTACTCTCTATGGCTAAGTACCTGGAGCTTGACCGTTAGAGAAAACCACTACATGGATGTGAGAACAgttgcttctccttccttctgagaaatgaaatacaaactCGATCTGAGATTCCaccataaaaatgtatataggaataataatgaaaagacaCAGGAGAACTGTAAAAGGTTTATTAtgcaaacaattattttcaaaacagtcgGCCTATGAACTATGAACAGCTATGAACAACTAGGAACAACTAGGGACAACTAGGGACCTGTAACTGGGTGCCGCTCTCCCCACTGTCTCCAAAGGGTCCTGCACTAGGGTTCCAGCCCAttgcctgcagctgccttgtTTGGGCTGCAGGTGCAAGTTGGGCAGTGTGGGGCTGCTGAGGGCTGCCAGTCGGGTGGATTCGGCATGGCCGTGGCAGCGGCTGCTGCCGGCCCAAGAATTGCAAAAGGACGGAAGGGAGGTATGGTGGCCCAGGGAATCCGTGGAGCTGGCGCGTTTTGGTGCGTAGGCGCCGAGCCGGCTCCCATGAGAGGCAGAAAGTAGTGCCGTGTGGGAGTAGGAGAGGCAGATGGGCTCGGGCTGCTGCGTGGTGGcagctgggaggaggctggaggctgtTGCTcgtccctgcctgctgcctctgcagcggggcctggcagggagggagcatcCACGCCTGAGGCTGGATGGGCACCGCTAGCCTGGGGGGTGGCTTTTGCCTGGCGCTTTGGGAGTGGGGGccctgcgggggctgctgtCTGCGTGtgctctgctggagctgctgccatccCGTCCTTCTCCTCCCCGGCATCTGCTCCCCACCCATGCTGGatgcctgggctgctgctggggcagttTCCATACAGAGCCGCCTGCGTTGCATGGGCAGCCGTGGCTTTCCTCTTCAGAGCAACACGGCGCTTGCAGTTGACGAGCAGGTGGGGAGAATCTCTCTTGAAGTTGGGGTTGTGGTAGAGGAGTAactaaaaaatgcaaaggaggAAAGTTAGTTGctaacattttccaaaaataataaaaaataattgatcAAGAAACCCAGATACCATAACTTTTCAGATGCTTCTGGGTAGAACTAACAGGTAGGTAACGCTACACTGCTAATATGCATCCCACAGTTGAAAAAAGAATTCACATATGGCACAGCAAGATTTCTTGCGAATATATTCAACTGAGTAGACTCATCATAGcctgatttatttatctttCCATTCCATGAATTTGAAATCCTTGAGTATAACCCAATTATATTGTCTCCACATTTCTACCACTCATCAACGCCACCTGAAAAATACCTCCACACCAGCCTGAGAAAGACATTAAATTTAGAACATTTACTGTCATCCTCATCTCCTGTATTGCCAAGGCCTACGCCCATATCTCCCACTAGACTATTGTGAGTGTTGGTTCGTGTGTGGAGCAAGTGATGTACCTTCCTGTGAGCAGAAAACGCATCTTCTTCTGCAAGGAATTCAGGAAGTGAGGCAGATCTTTGGAAGTCCTGTTGCATTTTGGTAAATCCGTACAGGTTAAGCTGACGGATGAAACTTTTCATACGCTCAGTCTCAAAAATTTTCTGAGGCCCGCTCCTTCCCAGCACTTCcgctttaaatatttcttcatcaaTCACAATGCAGTTTCCACAGTGACCCCACCAAATGGTCTTAAAGTCGTTGCTTTCAACTAGTtgccacagtttctctgggaaactgaggaaggagaagacaTTGGCTTTGACAGCGCTCTCCTCAGAAGAACTGCAGGGTTTGCTCTCACAGTTATCAGTGGAAGCCAGCCAATCCATTTCTTCCTTTACTGATGCTGCAGCACCATCACAAGCTGCTCCTCTGTGCTGACCCAGAGGCTCAGCAGAAGGGGACTCTGAGGATTCAACCAGCTTGTCTGGAGCAGAAACAGGTGAAGTTTCTGCTGGAAGCGGCTCcctcttaatttcttttatctcattttcactgaagtttCCGCCTGAAGCCATTTCAGTGGCCAGCTTAGTCTTCGTCCTGCCACTCAGCGAGCGAGACCCAGCTGGTCTGTCTGGGCGTTGTGGTGGGAGATGCTCGAGCATCACCATGACACCCACCCGTCATCAGAGTGACATCACAGTGGAACAGCCAGATGTTGCTGTCCAGCacttgctgctggtgctgtaCCACGGGTGTTTCGACTCAAAAGAAGCACATAAAGCCGTGTTTAAAGGGGATCGCTTCTTCCCTAGACCTTGCTTCCTCTTCCCTGTGTGATAGCTCTCTTCTGGCCTCCTTGATGTCCCTGTGCGTTTTCCATCTGGGGAGGGAAATCAGTTTCCCAAGCAATGTTAACTAAAGAATGTAGCAATCTCTTCCTAGTTTGCTGCCACTTCCTGTAAATGCTCCGTGATTTGCACAGCACTGCTTTTGCAAGGGAGTAGCTATGTACCCAGGTGATGCTCCTTGAGGTCAGCAGTCTCCcagaggctgctctgcaggtcCAACCAGAATAAAACCTATATAGATTTTGCTAATGACATAAAATGGTAGATGTACAAGCCCTTGTTTCTTTGATTTGGTTCTTATGCTTTGATTCGACAGTTGAGAAATTTAGAAAGCAACTCACCAAAAGCAGTGATGTTCTCCAAGCCTTTTCAATCACACCCCTCTCTACAGGGTCaagtgtgtttctttttgtaaagGAACGGTTCGATGTGGACGTAGTGTCTGGATGCGGGACTGGAATGCACACTAAGTTTGCAGATTGTACCAAATATGAGGCGATGTTAACTCCCTTGAGTATAGACAGGCCTTGTGGGGAGATCTTGACAAGTTAGGGTGCCGGGCAATCAGTGCTGTATGGAATAAAACAGCAATAAGTGATGGATTCTTCCCCTAGGTGGGGGCAACATTGCCTATACATACAGAGTGGGGGatgagcagccctgcagaaagggatctgggcaTTGTGGTCAGTGGCAAGTTGAATATGTATCAACAGTGTAccctgcagccaggagggccacccgtaccctggggtgcatcaggcaaaGCATCACTAGCCGGTTGAGGGAAAgcattgtcctgctctgctctgctctgcactgatgTGGCTTCACCtgaagcactgtgtgcagttttgggtgccacaaaATAAGAAGTACACAGagctattagagagtgtccaaaggaaactatgaaaatggtaaaaggtctggagggcaagacatatgaggagcggctgaggtcccttggtttgctcagcccagagcagagcaggctgaggggagacctcctggcggcctgcagctccctcccgaggggagcggaggggcaggcgctgagctctgctgtctgctgagctctgctctctgctgtctGTCACCCATCATATAATATGATGGGTGAACAACTGGCTGGTGGATTGTGCCAAAAGGGTTGTAGCAAAGGGGGTTATGTCAGTCTGGTGACCTGTCACTAGCGGGGTTCCACAGGGCTCTGTTCTAGGGCCACCtctctgcatgtttttaaaaacgATCTGCACGCAGGACTCAAATGCATACTAAGTAAATCTCCAGACAACACTAAATCAGGAGAAGCTGCTGACTCCGctgagggtagagaggccttgctgagGGGTCTGGACAAGTTAGAGGGCCGGGCCATCACCAAGcacatgaagttcaacaagaggAAGTGTCGGaccctgcacctgggacagggcaac comes from Anser cygnoides isolate HZ-2024a breed goose chromosome 1, Taihu_goose_T2T_genome, whole genome shotgun sequence and encodes:
- the LOC136788902 gene encoding heat shock transcription factor, X-linked-like: MVMLEHLPPQRPDRPAGSRSLSGRTKTKLATEMASGGNFSENEIKEIKREPLPAETSPVSAPDKLVESSESPSAEPLGQHRGAACDGAAASVKEEMDWLASTDNCESKPCSSSEESAVKANVFSFLSFPEKLWQLVESNDFKTIWWGHCGNCIVIDEEIFKAEVLGRSGPQKIFETERMKSFIRQLNLYGFTKMQQDFQRSASLPEFLAEEDAFSAHRKLLLYHNPNFKRDSPHLLVNCKRRVALKRKATAAHATQAALYGNCPSSSPGIQHGWGADAGEEKDGMAAAPAEHTQTAAPAGPPLPKRQAKATPQASGAHPASGVDAPSLPGPAAEAAGRDEQQPPASSQLPPRSSPSPSASPTPTRHYFLPLMGAGSAPTHQNAPAPRIPWATIPPFRPFAILGPAAAAATAMPNPPDWQPSAAPHCPTCTCSPNKAAAGNGLEP